In Callospermophilus lateralis isolate mCalLat2 chromosome 15, mCalLat2.hap1, whole genome shotgun sequence, the genomic stretch CAGGGGAGGCCTATTCATGAATGACAAAGTGTTCTCCCAACCAAGCCAAACCTTGCTTACTATCTACCTTTTCATTCTAAAGCAGCAGGGTGACCTGACAGATCATTTGCTGTTGGAAGGCAATAACCTTGTACTCATACATATGGTCATCCTAATTATAGGAACATACATGATACTATTTTCCAAAGACAACTCCATTTTCCTATGTTCTTATAGGACTATAGCCCCCAACCACAGAAATAGAtatttgaaacaaacaaaaacagtcaGAATCTTTCCCCCAAATTCTTTTCTTAACTGAACCAAAAGAGAAATCCATTCCTCACCAATGGTGTCAGCTACACACACATAAacccaggaaccattaaagaccaCATTTCTCACTCAAGTGCTGCAAACCAGACCATCATAAGAGAGACTGGAAATAGCAACCAGAGAACAGCAGAGGTGAGAGCCTTGGCAGCATTTGATTCTCTTGCTCTGGACAGTCTGGAAAGCCCAAATGTACCAGAGTTCTTCACAGTTTAAGTGTTCAATACTTTCTCCAACTGGCAATCCTTCCTATAAACTTATTTTGAGAATaatagtttaaattgtgtgtctgCAGCCACAATAAGGCCAGAATAAAGAACATGAACGGACTGGTCTCTGAGCAATGGGAGAGGCAGAGGTACTTTGCAGGGGAGAGATAAAGGATGATAAACCAGAGGAGAGACGAATTATTAAAATTACCATCACTCTGGTCACACAGACTGCTGAtaccagaacagagtgaaataacATGGGTGTGAGGCTTTGGAGCCATAAAATGATACCTCCGATTTTTAGGCACTCAAACAGAACCATCATTTCACCTCAGTAAAAGATACTTTAAATCCCTGATTTTGATTGTTATCTTCTTGATATGattctgtttttctcctttcattCTGGGTCACTAATCAACTAAAGAGAAAGGCTGTGCTTGCATGTATGTGCATATCCAGGCGCTCCTCCTACATAGACTAACTTAACACCTGCatctatattttataaaattacatAGAGGGGTTTAAATTTATACATCAAAATCTCATCTTTTTGATTCAATTCATTCTTGACACTTTTAAAAATACCCTTTAAATAGCGATGCTCTCATCTGAGCCATTAATAAACATATTGGACATATTCTATAAAACCTCCTTCTGATCTTATTTTTAATTATGGAATCAACATGGGAGTGTGAGATAGTAGCCACAATTAAGTTTAGTCTGTATGATACATACTTTTCTGATACCAGGAAATATTAGTAAACTGGACATTTGACATTCTATAGACACAATCATTGAAGACaggcttttaaaaaatcaattgtgCACAATTTATGTTAGTAAAAGACATGAAAATCTATATAAATGTATTTCAAAATGCAAATTACTGTTAATCCATTTAACCTGAAGAAAATAGACATGCTATTTTCTTCAACAAACTTAACTTCCAACAGTAGCTACCACCATCAGAAATGGTAagcttttttcctcttttcctacatttaggtttgtttgtttttagagcATTGTAATTATACACAGTATTGGGGTTCTTTTTTTAGGATCATAATCCACATGtttattagtgcattacagtTAATAATATTGGGtttaattttgatataattatggaagcatggaatataatttttttcatagaATACAATTTGCttcaattcagtccccagtatttccctttcCCCTCTGCTCTTCCCTACCTGTTTCTTTTCCACTACTGTCTTCCTACAATTTATTGATAGTTTGTTTAAAATTAGTGCTTAATATACATAAGGGTGAAAATAACTGTCACATATTCATATGTATACAGAGGAAAGTTTTGACAATTTCATTccatcattcctctcatctctctttcttcttttttttatttttttagagcacTGTAATTATACACAGTATTTGGGTTCCTTTTAACAAATTATATACAAGGAATTCGATTTCAATCCCCATCCcctcttttcctcccttcctccctcctcctcttttcCCTTCTCTACTGATTGTCCTttcactcctttatttatttatttttgattggtactTTCTACACACATATAAAGGTAAAATTCCCTTTGGTgtgtttttatatgtatataacatgATTCTGTTAGACTCCTTCCAtatttcttcccctttccctccctccttccttcctctcattctctgcttctactccactgatcttccctttATCTTCATGATATTCGatacccttccacaccaccttctttcccttattttgcttTAGCCTCCGCGTGAGAGAAAACATCTGACCCTTAATTTTTTGAGTCTGAcatatttcacatagcatgattttctccatttccattcacttaccagcaaatgccatatttctttcttctttatgcctCAGTAAGACTCCATTGGGATTAGCTAGCTCTTGACAAAAATGTTGACAGAGAAACTTGCTGCTCACAAAGCATTTTCACATACATGACTGTACTTGATCCTCACAATAATCTAGTGAGATATTACCCATAATATTATGTTTCTATCCATATATTTTGAAACAGGTAAACTGAGATGGAAAAGGTGATGATATACTTAAGTCACCCAGCTAAAGTCTGACAGGTCTTTAGACAATCCCTTGATCTTTTTGCTATGATATCAGTTTAAGGATTCTAGAagatttaaaataaacatattcataaaacttaaaattaccttctctaattgttcttgagTTCTCTGAAGTTCTTctagtctctctttctcttttttttgcatttccAACTCCATTTGTAATGCCAGTTGTTGCTGAATATTCAGAAATATGTAAGTCATATTACAGTCTGATTAATCACCAGGAAAATACTCTATCACTCTTAAATGCCCCAGGTTAATTTCATTTATACCTACCtgaattttagaaaattataGAAATAAATTATCACAGCCACATAATATTTAGTTTCTACAAATATTTCCTGAAGCACAAAAAAGGGGGAAGATTTCTAATTGCTGGTTGTAGGAAGAACAGTTTGTACAAAAATCAAGTAATTTTCTGTTTATCTTGGAGCTACAAATGCAATTGTGATAATTTTTTAAGATAAAACCTCTTTAAGCATAAATGGATCTTCAAGTTGTCAAAACTTGGGTGCAAAACAATGGGTGAGAAAAATCTTAAGATTATACTGATAATCATCAGTATATTTGTTGCCAACTCAACAGGTATATACTAGAATCTGGGTGGGCTATAAGGATGGTGGGCTAATCTGATgccactcatttttttttatagCTTGAGAGGTAAGAATGCTTTTTACATCTTTAAATAATTggtaaagaaatcaaaaaatgaaATTTCATCACACCTGAAAGTTATATTCAATTCAAATCTCAGCatccataaataaagttttattgaaacacagCTGTGCTCATTCACTTATGTACTGTGACTGATTTTGCCCTGCAACAGCAAAGCAGAGTAGCTGCAACAGAGACCATGTATGGGCCTCTCACAACTTTATACTGCTGCTCAGAGTGCTATGAATCACAGTGACAATGTTATAACTTAACAGGGTTTGGAGTATCACGGTATCATAGTaacataacatttaaaaaaaattatttcatctATCAtgtcaaaacaaaagaagaaatgaacTTCAGATGTTGTGCTTTTAAGGTACAATGGACTGTGGATTATTTTGTTATCAAATTGAATGGCAAAATATGGTTTGTATTATACAATGACATTATGCTAAAAAAAATACACTTAAGCATCAACATTACCACTCTAAGCCTTCACCATGATATTCTTGACTCACATGAAAGCAAAGttcagataaaataaaatagaaaatttaaaacagaattatCACAGcagaattttttcaccaaaattataAATGAAAGCAAGACTACAACAAATGTAAGTTCCCAACTAGTTCATATCTTATAAAAGCAAGGAATGACATTAGCCAGCAATGAGTTATTAAAACTCATTTCATTTCAGTGACCAAAAGATgtgtccaggaaaaaaaaaaaaaaaaacttgttggaTTATTAGTCTTTTGGTGAGGACAGTTGTGCAAAGAGTTGATGTTGGGAACAACATCCACAGTCAATTAAAAAACAGGCAAATGACTTTGTTTTTCCTTGGCGCTTGATGATAGTCACATGTTCCTAAGGCTGCCCAGTTGTTATTCTAAGAGTCAATTCTGGGTTTGGAACAAATTGGTCTCCATGAACAGTAATCATGGAACAATTATAGGTAAGAATATTTCCAAAAAAGTTGAGAAACATAAACACATATACAACCTGAAGTGAAGTCTGATGTGTTACAACTGACAATGATTAAAATAAGTGTTGTATAGAAAAAGGCTTAGTTGAAAACGCTGGTTAGACACATAGGTGTGTAAAGCTACTACAGAAAATACTTGTATCTCTCATGTGTAATTGAGCCAGCATTGATAATGGTGACTTTCATCCGTtcctataaactttttttttttctttactactAGAGATTGACCCAGGGACTGTTTATCACTTagttacatccctagcctttttttgtttttttctgacttttgattttttaacagggtcttgctaaattgctgaagctggcctcaaacttgtgatcctctgcttcagcctcctgagtaccctggattataggcatatgccacagtGATGGGCCTAATCTTATATACTTAACCATCATGGGTTCTATAATTTTTGTCAGAAATAAAGCTAAATATATCTTGATTTGTTCCACGACAGAGCAGTTCTGCAGCTTAACAGTGCTAACATCTTATTGTGAATTTTTAGTTTGGAGCCAAGATTTAAATGTTTTACTATATAAATTTAAGGTATACAACATGATGTtttcatatacatatgcatacagAAGTGATTACTAATGGTAGAGAACTTAATATATCCATCTGGTTGCTGTTTGTGTGTGGGAGGGAGATAAGAGTACTTGAAATCTACCATCTTAGAAAATTTTCCATATACAATACAATATCATTAACTACAGTCCTCATCCAGGACCTTAGATCCCTAAATTAATCTTACCTGACTTCAGTTTTGGATTCTTTAACCTACATCCCcccttttcccctcccatctcaTGTATCCCACCTCTGGTAaccactttttcatttaaaaaaaaaaaaaagattccataaATAAGCCACCTACCCCAGGGCTGTTCTTTTAGTGGGTATAATATAGGAATATCAAGGAATTGCCTTTAAAAGtcttttgtaaataaaatattactatTTGTTACCTTTGTAAACATGTTGTTTTGCTAAATATGTTATTAAAATGTATCTGTAAAATTTTCTGAATGTGAGGAGCTTAACTTTTTACTAGACAGTGCTGGGCTGGTGGTGAGAAGTTACTTTCTGGCTTAGGAATGGGTAAACTTATTTTGTAAAGGGTCAGATAGTAGTTTATGCTTCACAGGCCTAGAGGCAAAATTGAGGATATTATAGTATCTTACACAGTtatagaaagagagaaaaaaattccaCAATATTTTATTGATGAAATTTAAGTAATAATAATTCTTGAATAGATTTTTTTATAATACCAGCTTActattaagaatttaaaaaatttaaagataacaTTCCACTTAGTTGGATTTAAAACTTAGTGTTCCTTatcatcaaaattgaaaatgttaatgCTAATCTTTCATCTTTCAAACTGTCTTTTCACACAGATAGTTACTGTCAAATAGTGATATAATCCTGTGTGCCTGTAGTTTTAATTGAGCATATTTATCTCTTAGAAGGCATTTACAGAATCCTATTAGATTTTTCTCCTGATATTTGCCAGCTGAAGTCTGGTAGAAGCTTCTTAATGGCACAGTTAAGTAAATTTTGAAATATGAGAATTTTCTTTGTACCTACAATGTGGTCTAATGAACACTCTGAAACTATAATTTGAGGCTGGAAAATACATCTAAGCCAATTATCTGGGGATGAAGATGTGATTTCTCATTTCAGTTTCTGGAGGCACTGGGAAGTACATAATGCTGGTTGACATTTCTTATGATTCACACAACATGAGTTGTTGAAATGATATTACTGCAGTGTAAGATTCATATATAAGTGTTGTTTGTTTTATAATTCTTAGGTTGAATTAAGAAACATAATCAAGAAATTCAAAATCATTTAACATTTGAAGTAAGGGTTGAGTGTGATTCTTCTTATTCCAAAAATTTACAACTTGTATGCCAATAACCTATCTACAAAAGAAATGTCATTTATGATAGCATCAAAAAGGACAAagtacttaggaataaatttaaccaaggaaaTACAAGACCATACACTGAAAATTGTAAAACTCctataaaaaaaaatgaggatggcacaaataaatggaaagataaccctgtgttcatggattggaacaattaataatattaaaatgtccatactacctAAAGTAATCTATAGTTTAAACTTAATACATATTTGGAACCtatcaaaattcaaaaaaaaaccaTTTACAGAACTAGAAACAAAATGTACTAAAATTCCTGTGGAATCATAAAAGATCCCAAATAGTCTAAGAAATCCTGAGAAAGACAACAAAGTTGAAGACATTATACTCCTTGATTCCAAATTATGTTACAAAGTTATGGTAATTAACAgtgtaaaaacagacacatagatgaCCAATGGAATGGAATAGATGGCCCCCAGATAAGCCCAAGTATATATGGTCAACAAGTCCTGCAAGATACACACAGGGGAGGGATAATCACTAGAGTCCaacatgcagaagaatgaagcTGGACCCTTCCTTTTCTTGCACAATACACGAAACTCAACTAAAAATGGATTAAAGATCTGAACTTAAGACCAAAACCATAAAACTCAGAAAACATAGTACAAGAAAATCTCTTTAAAATGCGTCTGGCTATGACATTTTGGATACAGCACTGAAGGCACAggtaacaaaagcaaaaataaacaagtggaaCTAGATCAAATTAAAATTCTTCTTTCTTCATAGTGAGGGAAACAGTCAACAAGAGAAAAGGCAGCCTGAGGACTCTGAGAAAATATTGAATTATATAGCTGATAAATAGTTCATAACCAAAATATATAGGAAGCTTaactcaatagcaaaaaaaaaaaaaaaaaaaaagtagctgaaTTTAAAAATGTGCCACGGTCCTGAAAGAGTTGGCCACAGTGTAAAAACAGACGTTTCTCCAAGGAAGCCATAAAAATGTTGAAGAGGAATATGAAagctgttcaacatcactagcatcaGGGAAATGGAAAAAGGAACCATTTTGGACACTGCTTGTGAGAGTATAAATTAGTAGAGTCAATATGGAAAAAGAGTATTTTTTTGAAGAGTATGGACattcttcaaaaaaattaaaatatgaatctAACAATCCCTCTTCTGGGtaaatatccaaaggaaatgaaatcagcatctCAAAGAGATGACCTGAACTCCCATGATCATTGCAGCATTATTTAGAATAGGCAAAATGTGGAAGCAAATGTCTACCGCTAGATGGCTGGATAAAGAAATTCATATAATATCCCAGGGTGGCCAGCACTTCACCAGGGAACTTTTGCCTGCTCAGAGGGATAAGcctccaaagaacttaaaatctgaAATCATTAGTAAAGAACAAAAGACAGAGACAGAATCCCTGTCATTCTGACAGGGGGCAGATGCTAGGCATAGGAGCAGTCAGAGGAGGACAGATCCCCAAAGTTGCGGCTGCTGGAGAGATGGCTGGCCTGTTTGGATGAATGGTTTGACATCCAGCTCAACATGCTGCCACTTCCCCTCAAGAATAAGCCAAGTAACTGAGGGTGAAGACTCAGAGCAGCAATGTTCTCAACAGCCCTATTCATCTAGACACCTTGGCACCCGGACACTTCTCAGCGTCAAGGGAGAGTCCGGCAGAAAAGCTGTTTGTTagtctgtatttttctttttatccacaCATCCAAGTAGCGAGCTTCTTTCCCTTTTTTAGGTGTGTAGATCTGAGACTCTAAAGTGAAGTCTTCTGTGGTGGAACTACAGAGGTGGCTTACATTTAGTTCAGAAGTTCTCTATAAATTGTTAGTTCAGAGGTCACCCTAGAGCTGTCCATTTGAGACTCCTTGACCTCTCCCACCACTCATTCCCTTACCAGCATGTTCAGCCCCCAGTCCTGCTATGCCAACTGTAGTCAAGGAGTCTGCCTACTCTACACTTGCACTAAGTAGGGAAATCACATAATGATACAACCAAACCAAAGGGCACCACTATGAATGTGTGATCATCCATCAACTGCTATCAAGTACCAGCTGAGTATCCCTTATcagaaatgcttgggaccaggaTTATATCAAATttcagagggtttttttttcaattttgacatatttgcatatgtataataatatATTTTGGGGACAGATCCTAAATCTTAACACAAAATTCATGTATGTTTCATATACACCCAAGTAATTTCATATAATATTGGACAAGAAACAAAATTTCATGATGTGGTATCATGTTGCCACTTAAAAATCTTTCAGGTTTGGAGAATTTCagacttaggattttttttttttttggttaggaaTTTAGGAATACTCCATCTGTAATGCTAAGTTTCCTTGGTCAACTCTCTATTCCATTACCCAAAGCCACCTGCAACCCTTCACATTCCCACTTGCCAATTCATTCTTGGCAGATGGTCATGGTCcctacttcacagagatggaaacAGCCACACAGAAACTGCTTCCAACATGTGCCATGGAAAACCACATGTGCCTCTCCTCTCTTCTGTCCTTCCATTGTAATCAAAGAAGTGCCTTCCACTTGCCTCACCATCTTCCACACCTCATCTCCTTGTTTCCAAGGGAAGCTGACTCTGAATCATCCAGTTTCCTAATGTCACCTATTCCCCCTACTGTGTTcctaaatcaaaacaaaaaactcaTCTCCCCTGAAAAATCTCCTTGAAAATATTGTGTTCACTCACCATCTCCTACTTTACTCCACCCTGAATGAACACTCTTCAGTTCAGCAGAGACATGGTAGACCATTTAGGTCCTGCTCTCTCCCCTGGTCTTCCACGACATCAAGCTCTCTGGGTTTTCCCAGCTGCACTGCTGCTGTTTCTGCAGCAAAGAGGATGCACAGGGGCAGCAAGATGGAGCTATCAGGAAGCCACATCCATGTGGCCAGAGCTGAGGAGTTTGCCAGTGTTTGTGTTGTGGCAGAGGAACTGAAGTTGACATCACTAATTCCTGTCACCACCAAGCTCCCTTTCTTGCTCACCTGCTGCAACAAGAGCTCCTCTGCCTTGAGCCGCTCCATAATTTCCTGCTCCCTCCGAGCCAATTCTCTTTCATGCTCCAAGTCCACCATTTCTTGTTGCCTCTAGCATGGTTAAAAGCAATAGTACATGACTCATTAGAGACCAAACAATTCAAAAATGATCTTGAAAACTTCACCAACAATAGGAAAACAGGCAAGCAAATTATAGTCCATCCATTTAGAAACGATATAGTAATTTGGGGAGATGTGTGTTTTATCTGAACAAAGAgcacaaaattaaaattatacattGAGAATGACCATAGGtatgtaaaaagaaaatctatagGCAAACATGTGGAAAAAAGACTACCTATAGAAGAAAATACCTAAaaaatgtaaacagaaatcttttTTGGGTATTTTTTCTCCTATGTTTTCACatgttatttttttataataCATACTATTTTTTACAATAGAAATAACATGTATGAGAAATAGTCTGGTAGTCCATTTTCAGAATAAAGTATTCAGTCTTAATTGGATCAAATTATAGTCCTTCCCTTTTGCCCAcctgaattttaaaattagccaATAGCATAGGTTGTACCCTGGAGTCCTCCAATCAGGGTGAAGGGAAGTGCTGCATTAGATATATAAACCTGCAGAGCCAGCGCAGGTGCTCTTGCTAGCCAGGTTCCTGCAGCAAGCCCTTTTGGCAGAAATAAAGGTTTGCCTTTCCCACCCATTTTGAGCATATATTTGATTTCTTATTGCTAACACAtggaatctttaaaaaaagaaaagaaccaaTTATTTTACATTTCTTAATTCCTAAAAGGAGATTCATACTTACCAGTTGTTCCATGGTTAAATTTTCCTTATACTTGTAAATCCACAATGCTAAATATTCTATTGGATCCGCTGGGCGAACTCTTGCTACTTCTGCAAGACCTAGAGTTAGACACATTCCAAGGTGCTTTTGAAGATATGACGACTCCATTTCTAACTCCTAAATAAAAACCtgtgaaaaataaacattttgcatTAGTGCAGCCTTTCAGTTACAATGCAACAGGAGTAAAGTAAAATACGCCAACAAAGCACTCTACCTTATCATGGGTACTTCCCTGTATGGGTAGCATAAGCAAACTGCCCCGAGGAAACTTCTAACAGCTTCCAAAAGGGTTGTTCTAAAATCATTACAGCTAAAATAGTTAAAAATCCTGAAGGGCTTTTCAGTCCAGTGCATGAGACAGAAAGGGATTATTGACTTCAAGTTGACTTTATGCCAAGCAATACCtgattcatttaatcctcacaacacacCTAAAACTTTGGGTATCATGATTCCCCACTGAGCAGATTGAGGAAGTCCAGGCAAAAAGAGCATAAGTGGACAGTTCAGATTGAAGAGTTGGTACCCACCTCTCGATTCTAGGGCTTCACCCTACAGTCTACTAAGATGTTCCTCCTACACCATGTATGCCATCTTTACAAAAAGTCTCAACATTAAAATTCCGTGTATTCCCAAGGTTAGGAGTATAAAAGAATAGAATACGAggctctgttatggtttagataagagATGTCCCCAAAAGCTGGTGTTTGTGAGAAAAGGCAAGAATAATCAATGGCAAAATTACTACATTATGAGAGACTTaagctaatcagtggattaatccatggatgctgattaactgggtggtaactgtaggccggtaggtcactgggggtgtgcttttgtggtatatattttgtcGTTGGTGAGCGGAGCTgtctctctacttcctggttgccatgtcttGAActgctttccttttcctttttaaccacacctttctgccatgatgttctgcctcacctcagagcTACAGAGTAGGCTAACCACAGATTAAACCTTGAAAccctgagcccaaataaactttcatcCTCTactttgttcttgtcaggtcctttagtcacagcaacacaaagctgaccaaaaaaaaaaaaaaaaaaaaaaaaaggctccttACAACCTGGCCCCAAATTTCTTTTCAGGTTTGCTTCCAGGCAACTCTCGTGCCCACAACACACCCTGGGCTTTTGCTCCATTGAACATCCTGCCACTCTGCTGATAACACTTTGTGCCTTTCCATCATTGTGATTTTTGTACATGAAGATGATCCCTT encodes the following:
- the Dydc1 gene encoding DPY30 domain-containing protein 1, with the protein product MESSYLQKHLGMCLTLGLAEVARVRPADPIEYLALWIYKYKENLTMEQLRQQEMVDLEHERELARREQEIMERLKAEELLLQQQQLALQMELEMQKKEKERLEELQRTQEQLEKEMRTSVESMPKSEDTFYSEEGFLDTSKTLAEISDRYGAPNLSRVEELDESMFSDVALNIDQDLQDQ